CGCAAAATGTTGTAAATGAGATTGTGAGCAAACGCCAGACCAAACCAGTGATAGACCCCATAGCTTTTGATGGCACTTCGATCTTCGTCCGCCAGAAGCGGATAGGTGATACCACTCCGTTCGGCGTATTCGCGCAGTTCACAGAGTTGCTGTCCTGCTGCGATAGCGATAGATGTCGCATTGCGTTCGGTATAAACATCTATATGTTCTTGCACTATCGCCAACTGACGACGGCTTCTTTTTCACCAGGTCCCCCGAAAAAACGTCAGAATGACATGTTCTTTACCCCGATGCGATACGAGCGATACGTCTTGCCGCTGATGAGAAGAGAGGGTAAATAAGGGGGCGGTATCGCCTATGCTAAGAACCCTGTTTTTACGCGGCATGATGTACCTTTTATCTGCAACGAATAGTCTTTGA
This is a stretch of genomic DNA from Gemmatimonadota bacterium. It encodes these proteins:
- a CDS encoding redoxin domain-containing protein; its protein translation is MAIVQEHIDVYTERNATSIAIAAGQQLCELREYAERSGITYPLLADEDRSAIKSYGVYHWFGLAFAHNLIYNILRPAGFFIDKLGYSLYNWLGLPDHSLVHSIARPATFIIDKLGIIRYMYIGSNQFDLAEQEEILERL